The Trichosurus vulpecula isolate mTriVul1 chromosome 3, mTriVul1.pri, whole genome shotgun sequence genome includes a window with the following:
- the SAP30L gene encoding histone deacetylase complex subunit SAP30L, giving the protein MNGFSTEEDSREGPPAPAPAPAPTAAPAPAPGYGQSCCLIEDGERCVRPAGNASFSKRIQKSISQKKLRLDIDKSVRHLYICDFHKNFIQSVRNKRKRKTSDDGGDSPEHETDIPEVDLYQLQVNTLRRYKRHYKLQTRPGFNKAQLAETVSRHFRNIPVNEKETLAYFIYMVKSNKSRLDQKAESNKQLE; this is encoded by the exons atGAACGGCTTCAGCACGGAGGAGGACAGCCGGGAAGGGCCCccagccccggccccggcccccgcGCCCACCGCCGCTCCCGCGCCCGCCCCCGGCTACGGCCAGAGCTGCTGCCTGATCGAGGACGGGGAGCGCTGCGTCCGGCCTGCCGGCAACGCCTCCTTCAGCAAGAGGATCCAGAAGAGCATCTCGCAGAAGAAACTCCGGCTGGACATCGACAAGAGC GTAAGACATCTGTATATCTGTGATTTTCACAAAAATTTCATCCAGAGTGTACgaaacaaaaggaagagaaagaccaGTGATGATGGCGGAGATTCTCCCGAGCATGAAACAGACATCCCTGAG GTTGATTTGTACCAGTTGCAGGTGAATACGTTGAGGCGCTACAAAAGGCATTACAAGTTGCAGACGAGACCAGGATTCAACAAGGCACAGCTAGCAGAG ACAGTCAGCCGTCACTTCCGGAATATCCCAGTGAACGAGAAGGAGACCCTTGCTTATTTCATCTATATGGTGAAGAGTAACAAGAGTAGGCTGGACCAGAAAGCAGAGAGTAACAAGCAGCTGGAATGA